Proteins co-encoded in one Kocuria flava genomic window:
- a CDS encoding cytochrome c oxidase subunit 3 produces the protein MTTATHTPAKPVGGSINRPNLTSVGTIVWLASELMFFAGLFAMYFTLRSTSPELWATESAKLNVPLALANTIVLVLSSVTCQFGVFAAERLQPRRSGGLFQITRWGMIEWFALTFIMGAIFVAVQAFEYAELVAHGISIPAHAYGSAFYITTGFHALHVTAGLIAFLFIMGRAFIAKRFGHFEATSAIVVSYYWHFVDVVWIVLFLVVYFLR, from the coding sequence GTGACGACTGCAACCCATACCCCAGCCAAGCCGGTAGGCGGGTCGATCAACCGACCCAACCTCACCTCCGTGGGCACCATCGTGTGGCTCGCCTCGGAGCTGATGTTCTTCGCCGGGCTCTTCGCCATGTACTTCACCCTCCGCTCCACCTCCCCGGAGCTGTGGGCGACCGAGTCCGCCAAGCTCAACGTGCCGCTGGCGCTCGCCAACACGATCGTGCTGGTCCTCAGCTCGGTGACCTGCCAGTTCGGCGTCTTCGCCGCGGAGCGGCTCCAGCCGCGCCGCAGCGGCGGGCTGTTCCAGATCACCAGGTGGGGCATGATCGAGTGGTTCGCGCTGACCTTCATCATGGGCGCGATCTTCGTGGCGGTGCAGGCCTTCGAGTACGCCGAGCTGGTCGCCCACGGCATCAGCATCCCGGCCCACGCCTACGGCTCCGCGTTCTACATCACGACGGGCTTCCACGCCCTGCACGTGACCGCGGGCCTCATCGCGTTCCTGTTCATCATGGGGCGCGCCTTCATCGCCAAGCGCTTCGGCCACTTCGAGGCCACCTCGGCGATCGTGGTCTCCTACTACTGGCACTTCGTGGACGTCGTCTGGATCGTCCTCTTCCTGGTGGTCTACTTCCTGCGGTAG
- a CDS encoding c-type cytochrome, translating to MKALSQQRRHPLAVLALMVLALLLSGGLYAVATTTNEAKAQTQTYTAQDIEEGEKLFIANCSTCHGLEGTGTPSGPSLVGVGAAAVDFQVGTGRMPMQANGPQAEKKPVQFSEEEIQQMAGYVATLGPGPALPEEQYLDVAEGNAANGAKVFLANCAMCHNAAGAGGALTRGKYAPSLMDVSEKHIYEAMQTGPQNMPVFNDANITPEEKRDVITYLKTLEQSPQVGGFGLGSLGPVSEGLFVWTVGLVVIIGFTVWLTSRSA from the coding sequence GTGAAGGCACTCTCGCAACAGCGGCGCCACCCCCTCGCAGTCCTCGCACTGATGGTCCTGGCCCTGCTCCTCAGCGGTGGGCTGTACGCAGTCGCCACCACCACCAATGAGGCCAAGGCCCAGACCCAGACCTACACCGCGCAGGACATCGAGGAGGGCGAGAAGCTCTTCATCGCGAACTGCTCCACCTGCCACGGGCTCGAGGGCACCGGCACCCCCTCCGGTCCCTCCCTCGTGGGCGTGGGCGCCGCCGCCGTCGACTTCCAGGTGGGCACCGGCCGCATGCCCATGCAGGCCAACGGCCCGCAGGCCGAGAAGAAGCCCGTGCAGTTCTCCGAGGAGGAGATCCAGCAGATGGCCGGCTACGTCGCGACCCTCGGCCCCGGCCCCGCCCTGCCCGAGGAGCAGTACCTCGACGTCGCCGAGGGCAACGCCGCCAACGGCGCCAAGGTCTTCCTCGCCAACTGCGCCATGTGCCACAACGCCGCCGGCGCCGGCGGCGCCCTGACCCGCGGCAAGTACGCCCCGTCGCTGATGGACGTCTCCGAGAAGCACATCTACGAGGCCATGCAGACCGGGCCGCAGAACATGCCCGTGTTCAACGACGCCAACATCACCCCCGAGGAGAAGCGGGACGTCATCACGTACCTGAAGACCCTCGAGCAGAGCCCCCAGGTCGGCGGCTTCGGCCTCGGCTCGCTGGGCCCCGTGTCCGAGGGCCTGTTCGTCTGGACCGTCGGCCTCGTCGTCATCATCGGTTTCACCGTCTGGCTCACCTCGCGTTCGGCCTGA
- the trpD gene encoding anthranilate phosphoribosyltransferase has product MNTTTPPTAPHLEWPDLITALISGTDLTREQAHWAMDTIMSGEVPDAVIAGFLVALRAKGETVEELTGLADAMVEHARPVDIPGPALDIVGTGGDRHSSVNISTMSALVCAGAGAKVVKHGNRASSSKSGSADVLEALGVRLDLPVAKVESAAQAVGITFLFAQTFHPSMRFAAAARKQLRVATAFNFLGPLTNPARVEASAIGVADRALAPLIAGVFAARGDRALVFRGGDGLDELTVTGPSEVWEVRDGTVAEHRLDPLDLGMPRATLEDLRGQDAAYNARVVERVLAGEQGHVRDAVLLNAAAGLVALDPAAEGSLQERMAAAVRRAEESVDSGAARAVLDRWIAHSRS; this is encoded by the coding sequence GTGAACACGACGACTCCTCCCACGGCACCGCATCTCGAGTGGCCCGATCTGATCACCGCGCTGATCTCGGGCACGGACCTCACGCGCGAGCAGGCCCACTGGGCCATGGACACGATCATGTCCGGGGAGGTGCCCGACGCGGTGATCGCCGGGTTCCTGGTGGCGCTGCGGGCCAAGGGGGAGACGGTCGAGGAGCTGACGGGCCTGGCCGACGCCATGGTCGAGCACGCCCGCCCGGTGGACATCCCCGGTCCGGCGCTGGACATCGTCGGCACCGGCGGCGACCGGCACTCGAGCGTGAACATCTCCACGATGTCGGCGCTCGTGTGCGCGGGCGCGGGCGCGAAGGTGGTCAAGCACGGCAACCGCGCGTCCTCGTCGAAGTCGGGCTCCGCCGACGTGCTGGAGGCGCTGGGAGTCCGTCTCGACCTGCCCGTCGCGAAGGTCGAGTCCGCGGCGCAGGCCGTGGGCATCACCTTCCTGTTCGCGCAGACCTTCCACCCGTCCATGCGCTTTGCGGCCGCGGCCCGCAAGCAGCTGCGCGTGGCCACGGCCTTCAACTTCCTCGGGCCCCTCACGAACCCCGCACGCGTCGAGGCCTCCGCGATCGGGGTGGCCGACCGCGCCCTCGCCCCGCTGATCGCCGGCGTCTTCGCCGCCCGCGGCGACCGGGCCCTGGTCTTCCGGGGCGGCGACGGCCTGGACGAGCTGACGGTCACGGGACCCTCTGAGGTCTGGGAGGTGCGCGACGGCACGGTCGCCGAGCACCGGCTCGACCCGCTCGACCTCGGCATGCCGCGGGCCACCCTCGAGGACCTGCGCGGCCAGGACGCCGCCTACAACGCCCGCGTCGTCGAGCGCGTGCTCGCGGGGGAGCAGGGGCACGTGCGCGACGCCGTGCTGCTGAACGCCGCGGCCGGGCTCGTGGCGCTGGACCCCGCCGCGGAGGGCTCCCTGCAGGAGCGGATGGCGGCGGCCGTGCGCCGGGCCGAGGAGTCCGTCGACTCCGGTGCCGCCCGGGCCGTGCTGGACCGCTGGATCGCCCACAGCCGTTCCTGA
- a CDS encoding helix-turn-helix domain-containing protein encodes MPEQRRIGYRWHLRTVMAQRNLWKSTELLPLLRARGIALSESQVYRLVTGTPERIPARTLAALCDILDCSPNDLFEPYLELRAAATANAPTRPQDIGVDPGRPIARRIHLAPEENDESS; translated from the coding sequence ATGCCTGAACAGCGCCGCATCGGCTATCGCTGGCACCTGCGCACCGTGATGGCTCAGCGCAACCTGTGGAAGAGCACCGAGCTGCTGCCGCTGCTGCGCGCCCGCGGGATCGCCCTGTCGGAAAGCCAGGTCTACCGGCTGGTGACCGGCACCCCCGAACGCATCCCCGCCCGCACCCTCGCCGCGTTGTGCGACATCCTGGACTGCTCCCCCAACGACCTCTTCGAGCCCTACCTCGAACTGCGCGCCGCGGCCACCGCCAACGCCCCGACCCGCCCGCAGGACATCGGCGTTGACCCGGGCCGGCCGATCGCCCGCCGCATCCACCTGGCGCCCGAGGAGAACGACGAGTCCTCGTGA
- a CDS encoding RNA polymerase-binding protein RbpA produces MSDRSLRGMRLGSQSMETEAGVEPAPRQRVEYRTADGEKVVVTFAAEAEIPPVWVSKSGKEAVIVNGEKPENPNEKHQRTHWDMLLERRSVDELEEILQQRIEYYREKHAI; encoded by the coding sequence ATGAGCGACCGCAGCCTCAGGGGAATGCGCCTGGGCTCCCAGTCCATGGAGACCGAGGCCGGCGTCGAGCCGGCGCCGCGCCAGCGCGTGGAGTACCGCACCGCCGACGGCGAGAAGGTCGTGGTGACGTTCGCCGCGGAGGCCGAGATCCCGCCCGTGTGGGTCTCCAAGAGCGGCAAGGAAGCCGTGATCGTCAACGGCGAGAAGCCCGAGAACCCGAACGAGAAGCACCAGCGCACGCACTGGGACATGCTCCTCGAGCGGCGCAGCGTGGACGAGCTGGAGGAGATCCTGCAGCAGCGCATCGAGTACTACCGGGAGAAGCACGCGATCTGA
- a CDS encoding alanine racemase produces MTPVLGLSVLVLSGCGQDGGAAADAPPATASGSVALAPSHGGLSGGNLVLADTGGDTKDPVTARFGEAEVECAWDERSSRHACTAPAHQGPGTVEVSFSAGGAEVGEKTSYTYTTPGTQDVPLLRVDTETVRSNAEAIRADYPMGLQLGAVLKNGEPVGVFGKVIEEAADVDYVFVPKLEDAISLREAGVEAKIAVLYAAEVEDIPLLVHYDVEVPATDPAWVEAAEQVLATTGGTLRTHVWVDTGMGREGVVPEEALPLARAVEDAEHLELAGIATHFSTVTAEDGAAIERNDTANTTVAQKNRFDEAVASIRDAGLGENALIHAGASDVLAEEIEPLYYDLLRVGGMFFASSPPETRLYSWTTELTQVKTLPEGWCIDYGCTEPTTAPKKVGIVNHIPSRENELTYTVGGKQVPVLLDHGTVVTLDLSEVPEAAAGDEVQIDFSAEAFHLLDATAPVPVTTTGG; encoded by the coding sequence GTGACGCCGGTGCTGGGGCTGTCCGTGCTGGTCCTGTCCGGGTGCGGCCAGGACGGCGGCGCGGCCGCGGACGCGCCCCCGGCCACCGCGTCGGGCTCCGTGGCCCTGGCCCCCTCGCACGGTGGTCTGAGCGGCGGCAACCTCGTCCTGGCGGACACCGGCGGGGACACGAAGGACCCGGTGACGGCGCGGTTCGGTGAGGCCGAGGTGGAGTGCGCGTGGGACGAGCGCTCGTCCCGGCACGCCTGCACGGCCCCCGCCCACCAGGGCCCCGGGACGGTGGAGGTCTCCTTCTCCGCCGGGGGCGCCGAGGTCGGCGAGAAGACCTCCTACACCTACACCACGCCGGGCACCCAGGACGTGCCCCTGCTGCGGGTGGACACCGAGACGGTCCGCAGCAACGCCGAGGCGATCCGCGCCGACTACCCCATGGGTCTGCAGCTGGGCGCGGTGCTGAAGAACGGCGAGCCCGTCGGGGTCTTCGGCAAGGTCATCGAGGAGGCCGCCGACGTCGACTACGTCTTCGTCCCGAAGCTCGAGGACGCCATCAGCCTGCGCGAGGCCGGGGTCGAGGCGAAGATCGCCGTGCTCTACGCCGCCGAGGTCGAGGACATCCCGCTGCTGGTGCACTACGACGTCGAGGTGCCGGCCACGGACCCCGCCTGGGTCGAGGCCGCGGAGCAGGTGCTGGCGACCACCGGCGGGACGCTGCGGACCCACGTGTGGGTCGACACGGGCATGGGGCGCGAGGGCGTCGTGCCCGAGGAGGCGCTGCCGCTGGCCCGGGCGGTCGAGGACGCCGAGCACCTCGAGCTCGCGGGCATCGCGACCCACTTCTCGACCGTCACGGCCGAGGACGGTGCCGCCATCGAGCGCAACGACACCGCGAACACCACGGTCGCCCAGAAGAACCGCTTCGACGAGGCGGTGGCCTCCATCCGCGACGCCGGGCTGGGCGAGAACGCCCTGATCCACGCGGGCGCCAGCGACGTGCTCGCCGAGGAGATCGAGCCGCTGTACTACGACCTGCTGCGCGTGGGCGGGATGTTCTTCGCCAGCAGCCCGCCCGAGACCCGGCTCTACTCGTGGACCACGGAGCTCACCCAGGTCAAGACGCTGCCCGAGGGCTGGTGCATCGACTACGGCTGCACCGAGCCGACCACCGCCCCGAAGAAGGTCGGGATCGTCAACCACATCCCGTCGCGCGAGAACGAGCTGACGTACACGGTCGGCGGCAAGCAGGTCCCGGTGCTGCTCGACCACGGCACGGTCGTGACCCTCGACCTGTCCGAGGTGCCGGAGGCGGCCGCCGGCGACGAGGTGCAGATCGACTTCAGCGCGGAGGCCTTCCACCTGCTCGACGCCACGGCGCCGGTGCCCGTGACGACCACGGGCGGCTGA
- a CDS encoding DUF3054 domain-containing protein, with protein MHTPLDDSPRAASAAPRPRTPAWPVAAVLDVAVVLLFAALGRRAHALDPLGVLETAWPFLAGLALGWAAWRLPRAPFAPWPQGVALWATTVAAGMVLRALTGQGTAPSFVLVTLGVLGALLLGTRLAVRLLARVRRGG; from the coding sequence ATGCACACGCCCCTCGACGACTCCCCGCGTGCGGCCTCGGCCGCACCCCGGCCGCGCACCCCGGCCTGGCCCGTGGCGGCCGTCCTCGACGTCGCCGTCGTACTGCTCTTCGCGGCCCTCGGCCGTCGCGCCCACGCCCTCGACCCGCTGGGCGTGCTCGAGACCGCCTGGCCGTTCCTCGCCGGCCTCGCCCTGGGCTGGGCGGCGTGGCGGCTGCCCCGGGCCCCCTTCGCGCCGTGGCCGCAGGGCGTGGCCCTGTGGGCGACGACCGTCGCGGCCGGGATGGTCCTGCGGGCGCTCACCGGTCAGGGCACCGCGCCCAGCTTCGTCTTAGTCACCCTCGGCGTGCTCGGGGCGCTCCTGCTGGGCACCCGTCTCGCGGTCCGGCTGCTCGCCCGCGTCCGCCGGGGCGGCTGA
- a CDS encoding Fis family transcriptional regulator gives MSRPRPPSDPDTWPTPCTRCRGHYEIAAHWPDGPVCRYCYQAAKRTTGTCACGHTGILPGRLDGRPACRDCRTCRAEAELHSGGQCWACVLAATVDQLLTNPHTQQMHPSLAPVAAALKAMTRPNSGLTWLNQPHVTAFLTDLATTATISHEILDALPHTRTRDYVRALLVTHGGLPARDEQLARFITWSQDAIQRLPTGEHREALRRFVRWHQARRMTTTDGETTRGTFLTAKQTTTVAVDFLTWLTSRGTTLSELTQADLDAWQSGGPTTRELADRFLRWAATAQLVDPRLRLQPHRRDTAARMSHPDQTRALARAVDHEELSPRDRLAAILVLVLAQQIDDVVGLTWDQITIDDDRVTITVGAHPVELPSPLDQPLRHLVAEPGHDRTAAHPNSRWIFRGNSPGQHLDASPLRRRLKTVCAPRAARLGTLEELTKLDPIPVLAEILGYHPSTIERHATHAASTYARYIAARQ, from the coding sequence GTGAGCAGGCCCCGCCCACCCAGCGACCCGGACACCTGGCCGACCCCGTGCACCCGCTGCCGGGGCCACTACGAGATCGCCGCCCACTGGCCCGACGGGCCCGTGTGCCGCTACTGCTACCAGGCCGCCAAGCGCACCACCGGTACCTGCGCCTGCGGACACACGGGCATCCTGCCCGGCCGCCTCGACGGGCGCCCCGCCTGCCGGGACTGCCGCACCTGCAGGGCCGAGGCCGAACTGCACTCCGGCGGCCAGTGCTGGGCCTGCGTGCTGGCCGCCACCGTCGACCAGCTGCTCACCAACCCGCACACCCAGCAGATGCACCCGTCCCTGGCCCCGGTGGCCGCCGCGCTGAAGGCGATGACCCGCCCCAACAGCGGCCTGACCTGGCTGAACCAGCCCCACGTCACCGCCTTCCTCACCGACCTGGCCACCACTGCAACCATCAGCCACGAGATCCTCGACGCGCTGCCGCACACCCGCACCCGCGACTACGTACGGGCCCTGCTGGTGACCCACGGCGGGCTGCCGGCCCGGGACGAGCAGCTGGCCCGGTTCATCACCTGGAGCCAGGACGCCATCCAACGCCTGCCCACCGGGGAGCACCGCGAGGCCCTACGACGCTTCGTCCGCTGGCACCAGGCCCGACGGATGACCACCACCGACGGCGAAACCACCCGGGGCACCTTCCTCACCGCCAAACAGACCACCACCGTGGCCGTCGACTTCCTGACCTGGCTCACCAGCCGAGGCACCACCCTCAGCGAGCTCACCCAGGCCGACCTCGACGCCTGGCAATCCGGCGGGCCCACCACCCGGGAACTGGCCGACCGCTTCCTGCGATGGGCGGCCACCGCCCAGCTCGTGGACCCACGCCTGCGCCTGCAACCCCATCGGCGCGACACCGCGGCCCGCATGTCTCACCCCGACCAGACCCGCGCCCTGGCACGGGCCGTGGACCACGAAGAGCTCAGCCCCAGAGACCGCCTCGCCGCCATCCTCGTCCTCGTGCTGGCCCAACAGATCGACGACGTCGTCGGCCTGACCTGGGACCAGATCACCATCGACGACGACCGGGTCACCATCACCGTCGGGGCACACCCCGTCGAGCTACCGTCACCACTGGATCAGCCCCTGCGGCACCTGGTCGCCGAGCCCGGCCACGACCGGACGGCCGCGCACCCGAACAGCCGGTGGATCTTCAGGGGCAACTCCCCCGGCCAGCACCTCGACGCAAGCCCCCTGCGGCGACGGCTGAAGACCGTGTGCGCGCCCCGGGCCGCCCGCCTGGGCACCCTCGAGGAGCTCACCAAGCTCGATCCCATCCCGGTCCTGGCCGAGATCCTCGGCTACCACCCCAGCACCATCGAACGCCACGCCACCCATGCGGCCAGCACCTACGCCCGCTACATCGCCGCACGCCAATAG
- a CDS encoding tyrosine-type recombinase/integrase: MEAVPGQVPAVLTDADVGLFRADERVFEAMLDGWRAQMLARGLTSTTIKARYGVVARFQRFAGTFPWQWGPEDLEDFQAQRRSGPRPISITTLRADSSAVAAFCTYLTTPVYGWAAFCQQAFGDVPAQVVFEWNTPRHTADDAIAPGRRAFTRAELQRLFDHLDDHIDREHAAGSKRWLPALRDSIAFKTCYAYGLRRRELTMLEVGDFGPNPHVPAYGRFGAMQVRWAKGTTGSGPRRRTVLTVPEFDWVVGLLRFWTGPGGRARFPAAESTDALWPSERGGRLRLGSLGDAFAALREEVGLPKELGLHCLRHSYVTHLIEAGYDPAFVQTQVGHAHASTTELYTSVSSDFKQKTIQQMIAARLATGLEEVPDA; the protein is encoded by the coding sequence ATGGAGGCTGTACCGGGCCAGGTTCCTGCCGTCCTGACCGACGCCGACGTCGGACTGTTCCGCGCCGACGAGCGGGTGTTCGAGGCGATGCTGGACGGGTGGCGGGCGCAGATGCTGGCCCGCGGGCTGACCTCGACGACGATCAAGGCCCGGTACGGTGTCGTGGCACGGTTCCAGCGCTTCGCCGGGACATTCCCCTGGCAATGGGGCCCGGAAGATCTGGAGGACTTCCAGGCGCAGCGACGCTCCGGCCCCAGGCCGATCAGCATCACGACCTTGCGCGCGGACTCCAGCGCGGTCGCGGCGTTCTGCACCTACCTCACGACCCCGGTCTACGGATGGGCGGCCTTCTGCCAGCAGGCGTTCGGGGACGTGCCCGCCCAGGTGGTCTTCGAGTGGAACACGCCCCGGCACACGGCTGATGACGCCATCGCCCCGGGGCGCCGGGCGTTCACCCGGGCCGAGCTGCAGCGGCTGTTCGACCATCTCGACGACCACATCGACCGCGAGCACGCCGCCGGGAGCAAACGCTGGTTGCCGGCCCTGCGGGACTCGATCGCGTTCAAGACCTGCTACGCCTACGGGCTGCGGCGCCGGGAGCTGACGATGCTCGAGGTGGGCGACTTCGGGCCCAACCCGCACGTGCCGGCCTACGGGCGCTTCGGTGCGATGCAGGTGCGCTGGGCCAAGGGCACCACCGGATCAGGCCCTCGCCGGCGCACCGTGCTCACGGTCCCGGAGTTTGACTGGGTCGTGGGGCTGCTGCGGTTCTGGACCGGCCCCGGCGGGCGGGCCCGCTTCCCGGCTGCCGAGTCCACTGACGCGCTGTGGCCCAGTGAACGCGGCGGCCGCCTGCGCCTGGGCAGCCTCGGGGACGCCTTCGCGGCGCTGCGCGAGGAGGTCGGGCTGCCGAAGGAACTGGGCCTGCACTGCCTGCGTCATTCCTACGTCACGCACCTGATCGAGGCCGGCTACGACCCGGCGTTCGTGCAGACCCAGGTCGGCCACGCCCACGCCTCGACCACCGAGCTGTACACCTCGGTCTCTTCCGACTTCAAGCAGAAGACCATCCAGCAGATGATCGCCGCCCGCCTGGCCACCGGGCTCGAGGAGGTTCCTGATGCCTGA
- a CDS encoding polyprenol monophosphomannose synthase — protein MRVLTVIPTYNERESLPTVMRRLRQAVPEGHVLVVDDNSPDGTGRLADGIAAADANVHVLHRAGKEGLGAAYIAGFRWGLERDYDVLVEMDADCSHQPEQLPLLLDAVERGADLAIGSRYVPGGRTVNWPLQRQLLSRGGNLYARTLLGSRINDITAGYRAFRRETLERIGLDSVDSKGYCFQIDLGWRTERAGLTVVEVPITFVERAEGVSKMSPDVTREAVVRVAQWGLGARARTLARKLGRAG, from the coding sequence GTGCGCGTACTGACCGTCATCCCCACCTACAACGAGCGCGAGTCGCTGCCGACCGTGATGCGCCGGCTGCGCCAGGCCGTGCCGGAGGGCCACGTGCTCGTGGTGGACGACAACAGCCCCGACGGGACCGGCCGGCTGGCCGACGGGATCGCCGCCGCCGACGCCAACGTCCACGTGCTGCACCGCGCGGGCAAGGAGGGCCTGGGGGCCGCCTACATCGCCGGCTTCCGCTGGGGCCTGGAGCGCGACTACGACGTCCTGGTCGAGATGGACGCCGACTGCTCCCACCAGCCCGAGCAGCTTCCCCTGCTCCTGGACGCCGTCGAGCGCGGCGCCGACCTTGCCATCGGCTCGCGCTACGTCCCCGGCGGGCGGACCGTGAACTGGCCGCTGCAGCGCCAGCTGCTCTCGCGCGGCGGCAACCTCTACGCCCGCACGCTGCTGGGCTCGCGGATCAACGACATCACCGCCGGGTACCGGGCCTTCCGCCGGGAGACCCTGGAGCGGATCGGCCTGGACTCCGTGGACTCCAAGGGCTACTGCTTCCAGATCGACCTCGGCTGGCGCACCGAGCGCGCCGGGCTCACCGTCGTCGAGGTGCCGATCACCTTCGTGGAGCGCGCCGAGGGCGTGTCCAAGATGAGCCCGGACGTCACCCGCGAAGCCGTGGTCCGCGTCGCCCAGTGGGGCCTGGGCGCCCGGGCGCGCACGCTCGCGCGGAAGCTGGGCCGCGCGGGCTGA
- a CDS encoding NfeD family protein produces the protein MWEWLAENAWLFWLIAVVVLAAVELLTLDFLFLMMATAALLAFGLSWVTDSFVLQVVAFAVTSVLLIFLVRPVALRRLNRSTPDTASNTDRLIGLPCQVLEAVTDRGGLVRLEGESWSARSVTGEPLPAGSDAWVHDIEGATALVAPYPAAAADGRPAPRPSY, from the coding sequence ATGTGGGAGTGGCTGGCCGAGAACGCCTGGCTGTTCTGGCTGATCGCCGTGGTCGTCCTGGCGGCGGTCGAGCTGCTGACCCTGGACTTCCTCTTCCTCATGATGGCCACGGCCGCGCTGCTGGCCTTCGGGCTCAGCTGGGTCACGGACAGCTTCGTGCTCCAGGTCGTGGCCTTCGCCGTGACCTCGGTGCTGCTGATCTTCCTCGTGCGGCCGGTCGCGCTGCGCCGGCTCAACCGGTCCACCCCGGACACCGCCTCCAACACCGACCGCCTGATCGGGCTGCCCTGCCAGGTCCTCGAGGCCGTGACCGACCGCGGCGGCCTGGTCCGGCTCGAGGGCGAGAGCTGGAGCGCCCGCTCGGTGACCGGGGAGCCGCTGCCGGCCGGCTCCGACGCCTGGGTCCACGACATCGAGGGGGCCACCGCCCTCGTCGCCCCGTACCCCGCCGCGGCCGCCGACGGCCGCCCCGCCCCGCGCCCGTCCTACTGA
- a CDS encoding SPFH domain-containing protein, producing the protein MDLAVIVLLALLVVLAVIVLVRSVRIIPQARAGVVERLGKYRTTLTPGLHFLVPFVDRLLPLIDLREQVQSFPAQSVITEDNLVVGIDTVVYFQVTDPRAATYEIVDYIQAVDQLTSATLRNVVGGLNLEEALTSRDQINAELRGVLDSTTGRWGIRVSRVDIKEITPPPSIQDSMEKQMRAERDRRAAILTAEGDKQASILTAEGERQAAILSAEGDAKAAILRADGEAQAIRKVFDSIHRARPTQKLLAYQYIQTLPKVAEGSANKVWMIPAELGDALRGVGEFLSRPDADAGGPDEDGPAAEPEPEDVPADEPIVEPVEVRVTDEDLRPDLERTTVDPDAFTVPGPSSIDPDAPVVLEDPVPGRPALDDERGDGVPGAGETGPGTPGSGGNGPGR; encoded by the coding sequence GTGGACCTCGCCGTGATCGTCCTGCTCGCCCTGCTGGTCGTCCTGGCGGTGATCGTGCTGGTCCGCTCGGTGCGGATCATCCCCCAGGCCCGCGCCGGCGTGGTCGAGCGCCTGGGCAAGTATCGCACCACGCTCACCCCCGGCCTGCACTTCCTCGTGCCCTTCGTCGACCGCCTCCTGCCGCTGATCGACCTGCGCGAGCAGGTGCAGTCCTTCCCGGCCCAGTCCGTGATCACCGAGGACAACCTCGTGGTCGGGATCGACACGGTCGTCTACTTCCAGGTCACCGACCCGCGGGCGGCGACCTACGAGATCGTCGACTACATCCAGGCCGTGGACCAGCTGACCTCGGCGACGCTGCGCAACGTCGTCGGCGGGCTGAACCTCGAGGAGGCCCTGACCTCCCGCGACCAGATCAACGCCGAGCTGCGCGGGGTGCTGGACTCGACGACGGGCCGGTGGGGCATCCGCGTCTCGCGCGTGGACATCAAGGAGATCACTCCCCCGCCCTCCATCCAGGACTCCATGGAGAAGCAGATGCGCGCCGAGCGGGACCGCCGCGCGGCGATCCTCACGGCGGAGGGCGACAAGCAGGCGAGCATCCTCACGGCCGAGGGCGAGCGGCAGGCGGCGATCCTCTCCGCGGAGGGCGACGCGAAGGCCGCGATCCTGCGCGCCGACGGCGAGGCGCAGGCCATCCGCAAGGTCTTCGACTCGATCCACCGGGCCCGGCCCACGCAGAAGCTGCTGGCCTACCAGTACATCCAGACGCTGCCGAAGGTCGCCGAGGGCAGCGCCAACAAGGTCTGGATGATCCCCGCGGAGCTGGGCGACGCCCTGCGCGGGGTCGGCGAGTTCCTCTCCCGCCCCGACGCGGACGCCGGCGGGCCCGACGAGGACGGACCCGCCGCGGAGCCCGAGCCCGAGGACGTCCCGGCGGACGAGCCGATCGTGGAGCCCGTCGAGGTCCGGGTCACCGACGAGGACCTGCGCCCCGACCTCGAGCGCACCACGGTCGACCCGGACGCCTTCACGGTCCCCGGCCCCTCGAGCATCGACCCCGACGCCCCCGTGGTGCTCGAGGACCCCGTGCCCGGGCGCCCGGCGCTCGACGACGAGCGCGGTGACGGCGTGCCGGGCGCCGGGGAGACCGGTCCGGGGACGCCGGGGTCCGGAGGGAACGGTCCCGGACGGTAG
- a CDS encoding Lrp/AsnC family transcriptional regulator, which produces MLTAIVLVKTTADRIPEVAEEISDIPGISEVYSVTGEWDLIAIVRVHEHEDLADVIADRLSKVEGVVGTNTNIAFRTYSRHDLDAAFSLGIE; this is translated from the coding sequence ATGCTCACCGCCATCGTCCTCGTCAAGACCACCGCCGACCGGATCCCGGAGGTCGCCGAGGAGATCTCGGACATCCCCGGCATCAGCGAGGTCTACTCCGTGACCGGCGAGTGGGACCTCATCGCGATCGTGCGCGTGCACGAGCACGAGGACCTCGCGGACGTCATCGCCGACCGGCTCTCGAAGGTCGAGGGCGTGGTGGGCACCAACACGAACATCGCCTTCCGCACCTACAGCCGTCACGACCTCGACGCCGCGTTCTCGCTCGGCATCGAGTAG